In the genome of Gemmatimonadota bacterium, one region contains:
- a CDS encoding IS30 family transposase, whose translation MDGYKRRRSDRALRPPMRSPGRPPVGHRKHRRRFWGEVARGLSSEEAAVAAGVSPAVGTRWFRQCGGMPPFNLRPLSGRYLSFVEREEIAILQARGCGVREISRQLGRSPSTISRELRRNAATRGGNLEYRATTAQWHADRRAKRPKVAKLAANGELRQYVQDRLGGLIVGADGAAVPGPDVGWTGRRHGRRRDRRWAASWSPEQIANRLRVDFPDDESMRISHEAIYQALYVQGRGALRRELTACLRTGRALRVPRARTRGRGKTFVHPEVMISERPAEADDRAVPGHWEGDLILGLGSSAIGTLVERTSRFTMLLHLPRLEGHDKPRAKNGPALAGHGAEAVRAAIASSIMTLPDQLRRSLTWDQGAEMAQHEQLRIDTGLAVYFCDPRSPWQRGTNENTNGLLRQYFPKGTDLSTHTADDLATVAAALNSRPRKTLYWRTPAETLGALLQQLNLT comes from the coding sequence GGGAAGTCGCTCGTGGTCTGTCGAGCGAGGAGGCAGCCGTGGCAGCTGGCGTGTCCCCCGCTGTCGGGACGCGCTGGTTTCGCCAATGTGGTGGCATGCCACCTTTCAATCTTCGTCCTCTGTCGGGGCGCTACCTATCGTTCGTCGAGCGAGAAGAGATCGCCATTCTTCAAGCCCGCGGTTGCGGTGTGCGTGAGATCTCCCGGCAGTTAGGACGCTCACCGTCGACGATCTCGCGAGAACTGCGGCGGAACGCGGCTACACGAGGTGGAAATCTCGAGTACAGGGCCACGACCGCCCAATGGCACGCCGATCGGCGTGCGAAGCGTCCGAAAGTTGCCAAGCTCGCTGCGAACGGTGAACTGCGGCAGTATGTGCAGGATCGCCTCGGAGGCCTGATCGTCGGTGCGGACGGAGCGGCCGTGCCGGGCCCGGATGTGGGCTGGACAGGGCGACGGCATGGTCGCCGACGAGACCGACGCTGGGCGGCCTCGTGGAGTCCTGAGCAGATCGCCAACAGGCTACGGGTCGACTTCCCCGATGATGAGTCCATGCGCATATCGCACGAAGCCATTTACCAGGCGCTCTACGTTCAGGGACGCGGTGCGCTTCGACGGGAGCTGACTGCGTGCCTTAGGACCGGGCGTGCGCTACGGGTGCCGCGAGCTCGCACCCGCGGACGGGGCAAGACGTTCGTTCACCCCGAGGTCATGATCAGCGAGCGACCGGCCGAAGCAGACGACCGCGCTGTTCCCGGGCACTGGGAAGGCGACCTCATCCTAGGGCTGGGCAGCTCCGCGATAGGGACGCTCGTTGAGCGGACGTCCCGCTTCACGATGCTGCTTCACCTTCCGCGCCTCGAGGGACATGACAAGCCCAGGGCCAAGAACGGTCCAGCGCTGGCTGGACACGGTGCCGAAGCCGTCCGGGCCGCGATCGCTTCGTCGATCATGACCCTGCCCGACCAACTCCGCCGGTCTCTGACATGGGACCAGGGAGCAGAGATGGCTCAGCACGAACAGCTTCGCATCGACACCGGGCTGGCCGTCTACTTCTGCGACCCACGCAGTCCGTGGCAGCGCGGCACGAACGAGAACACGAACGGCTTGTTGAGACAGTACTTCCCCAAAGGCACTGACCTCAGCACGCATACGGCTGACGATCTCGCCACCGTCGCGGCCGCGCTCAACAGCCGCCCTCGTAAGACCCTCTATTGGAGAACCCCGGCGGAAACCCTGGGAGCCCTCTTACAACAACTGAACCTGACCTAG